A single region of the Winslowiella toletana genome encodes:
- a CDS encoding class I SAM-dependent methyltransferase, translating into MATQSHHNNVEKQFGERASAYLSSAVHASGRDLQRLAERLSATPQARVLDLGCGAGHASFIAAEQVKEVVAYDLSSQMLDVVTQAAQERGLAHLTTQQGYAESLPFADGEFDIVISRYSAHHWHDVGQALRETKRVLKPGGRVIFMDVSAPGSAVLDIWLQTTEALRDTSHVRNYSPGEWLTMFTEAGLAIAGILQDRLQLEFSSWIARMRTPETLVAAIRAYQQSASDEVKRYYALEDDGSFSSDIIFIEAYKP; encoded by the coding sequence ATGGCAACGCAAAGTCACCACAACAACGTTGAGAAACAGTTTGGCGAACGTGCCAGTGCATACCTGAGCAGTGCGGTGCATGCCAGTGGCCGTGACCTGCAGCGGCTGGCTGAGCGCCTGTCAGCCACCCCACAGGCGCGGGTGCTTGACCTGGGATGCGGAGCCGGGCATGCCAGCTTTATCGCCGCTGAGCAGGTAAAGGAGGTGGTGGCTTATGACCTTTCGTCACAAATGCTGGATGTGGTAACCCAAGCGGCGCAGGAGCGTGGTTTAGCACATCTGACTACTCAGCAGGGATATGCCGAATCATTACCATTTGCCGACGGCGAGTTCGATATTGTGATTAGCCGTTACTCTGCGCATCACTGGCATGATGTCGGCCAGGCACTGCGGGAAACGAAGCGAGTGCTGAAACCGGGTGGCAGGGTAATTTTTATGGATGTCAGTGCGCCTGGTAGCGCGGTACTTGATATCTGGCTGCAAACGACAGAAGCACTGCGCGACACCTCTCATGTACGCAACTACTCTCCGGGTGAATGGCTGACGATGTTCACTGAAGCCGGTCTGGCGATCGCTGGTATTCTGCAGGATCGTTTGCAGCTGGAGTTCTCCAGTTGGATTGCGCGGATGCGCACGCCTGAAACGCTGGTTGCCGCCATACGCGCTTATCAACAATCCGCCTCCGACGAAGTGAAGCGCTATTATGCTTTAGAAGATGATGGCAGCTTCAGTTCTGATATTATTTTTATCGAAGCTTATAAGCCGTAG
- the mltD gene encoding murein transglycosylase D, with the protein MKAKAILLASVLLVGCQASRHDANIPEQHAQSLSSAGQGENGKYSDRMLSPRWQDDGTRLAEDQDLWNFISDELKMEVPENSRIRDQKQKYLKNKSYLHDVTLRAEPYMYWIVEQIKKRNMPMELVLLPIVESAFDPHATSSANAAGIWQIVPATGRNYGLKQNQWYDGRRDIVASTKVALDMMERLNDMFGGDWLLTVAAYNSGEGRVMKAVKQNKARGKPTDFWNLSLPRETTVYVPKMLALGEILKNSKRYGIKLPTPNESRALARVEVGQQIELTQAAEMAGMSLNKLKSFNTGYKRGTTAPNGPHYIMVPKSNVATLRNSLATGDIAAVQPTLVADNSSNVGGYKVRSGDTLSGIAKRLGVSVKDLQRANNLRGANIKPGQTLSTGSSKGTELANNSSITYQVRKGDSLSSIAKRHGVNAKDVMRWNTVLSDAKNIQPGDKLTLFVKNSNTPDS; encoded by the coding sequence ATGAAGGCTAAAGCGATATTACTCGCCTCAGTCTTGCTGGTGGGTTGCCAGGCGTCAAGGCATGATGCCAACATCCCAGAACAGCATGCACAGAGTCTGTCTTCGGCAGGTCAAGGTGAAAACGGAAAGTACTCAGATCGGATGTTGTCTCCGCGTTGGCAGGATGATGGAACCCGCCTCGCAGAAGACCAGGATCTTTGGAATTTCATTAGTGACGAGCTGAAGATGGAGGTTCCGGAAAATTCCCGGATCCGTGACCAAAAACAGAAGTACCTGAAGAACAAGAGCTATCTCCACGATGTAACATTACGGGCAGAGCCGTATATGTACTGGATTGTCGAGCAGATTAAAAAACGTAATATGCCGATGGAACTGGTACTGCTACCCATAGTGGAGAGCGCTTTTGACCCCCACGCTACGTCATCCGCCAATGCCGCAGGCATCTGGCAGATTGTTCCGGCTACGGGGCGTAATTATGGTTTGAAACAAAACCAGTGGTATGACGGTCGACGTGACATCGTCGCATCTACCAAGGTTGCGCTGGATATGATGGAGCGCCTTAACGACATGTTTGGCGGCGACTGGTTACTGACCGTTGCAGCCTATAACAGTGGTGAAGGCCGCGTTATGAAAGCGGTAAAACAGAATAAAGCGCGCGGGAAACCGACCGACTTCTGGAATTTATCGTTACCACGCGAAACCACGGTCTATGTGCCGAAAATGCTGGCTTTGGGTGAAATCCTGAAGAACAGTAAGCGTTACGGTATCAAACTGCCGACCCCGAACGAAAGCCGTGCATTGGCGCGTGTGGAAGTAGGACAGCAGATTGAACTGACACAGGCTGCCGAGATGGCAGGCATGTCACTGAACAAGCTGAAAAGCTTCAATACGGGTTACAAACGCGGAACAACAGCGCCAAACGGTCCCCATTATATTATGGTGCCAAAGTCGAATGTTGCCACATTGCGTAACTCACTGGCGACAGGTGACATCGCTGCGGTTCAACCCACCCTGGTGGCGGATAACAGCAGCAATGTCGGTGGCTACAAGGTTCGTTCCGGCGACACCTTATCTGGCATCGCGAAGCGACTGGGCGTTTCGGTAAAAGATTTGCAGCGCGCGAACAATTTGCGCGGCGCAAATATTAAACCGGGTCAGACGTTAAGCACAGGCAGTAGCAAAGGCACCGAACTGGCTAATAACAGCAGTATCACTTATCAGGTACGGAAAGGGGATTCCCTTAGCAGCATTGCTAAACGTCACGGCGTTAACGCCAAAGATGTGATGCGCTGGAATACTGTACTCAGTGATGCGAAAAACATTCAGCCCGGCGATAAGCTGACGCTGTTTGTTAAAAACAGCAACACGCCTGATAGCTAA
- the gloB gene encoding hydroxyacylglutathione hydrolase: MNLTSIPALQDNYIWTLNDESGHCLIVDPGEAAPVIAAVQQNHWQPVAILLTHHHHDHVGGVKKLLEIWPQLVVYGPQETQDKGAANIVGEGDRFTILGREFSVIFTPGHTLGHISYFSSPYLFCGDTMFSGGCGRLFEGSPEQMFNSFQKLSKLPDDTLVCCAHEYTLSNLKFAQAILPTDSEIARYCQQIKELRAENRITLPTKLALERKINLFLRTEDTDLQEVLGFDCAPQPQWQVFARLRELKDGF; encoded by the coding sequence ATGAATCTTACCAGCATTCCCGCACTCCAGGACAATTACATCTGGACGCTAAATGATGAAAGCGGTCACTGCCTGATTGTTGACCCGGGCGAAGCGGCTCCGGTTATCGCAGCGGTACAACAAAATCACTGGCAGCCGGTAGCCATTTTGCTCACTCACCACCACCACGATCACGTTGGCGGCGTAAAAAAACTTCTCGAAATCTGGCCTCAACTGGTGGTGTATGGCCCGCAGGAGACACAAGATAAAGGAGCTGCCAACATTGTTGGTGAGGGAGATCGCTTCACTATTTTGGGACGCGAATTTAGCGTGATTTTTACCCCGGGCCATACTTTAGGACATATCTCATATTTCAGTTCGCCTTACCTTTTCTGTGGCGACACGATGTTTTCTGGCGGTTGCGGACGGCTATTCGAAGGTTCACCAGAGCAAATGTTTAATTCTTTTCAGAAACTTAGCAAATTACCTGACGACACACTGGTTTGCTGCGCACATGAATATACATTATCCAATTTGAAGTTTGCGCAGGCGATTTTGCCAACAGATAGTGAAATTGCACGCTATTGCCAGCAAATTAAGGAGTTACGCGCCGAAAATCGCATTACATTGCCAACAAAACTGGCTCTGGAGCGTAAAATTAATTTATTTTTAAGAACAGAAGACACTGATTTGCAAGAAGTTTTAGGTTTTGATTGTGCTCCACAACCTCAGTGGCAGGTATTTGCGCGTTTACGCGAGTTGAAAGACGGTTTTTGA
- a CDS encoding methyltransferase domain-containing protein, translated as MKPAKTRQILNAPDSWADMPWGDYFRDALSHHLQPCLAKLYGFHLLKIGNLSAEIDTQSCAISHQVNVGKQGERLQVIADPMRLPFESKSVDACLLAHTLAWSSDPHCILREVDRILIDDGWMIISGFNPFSLLGIGKAIPGLHRRAPWSGRMFSQMRLLDWLSLLNYEVIHRTRFQVVPWNRQGGKMISAHLPALGCLNIVVARKRTFPLTMTPAKKQTSKAHLRPAVSATTRQFRDSKDHDSC; from the coding sequence ATGAAGCCCGCTAAAACACGCCAAATTCTTAATGCGCCAGACTCCTGGGCGGATATGCCCTGGGGCGACTATTTTCGTGACGCGCTTTCACATCATTTGCAGCCTTGCCTCGCTAAGCTGTATGGCTTTCATCTGCTAAAAATTGGCAACCTCAGTGCTGAAATTGATACCCAGTCCTGCGCGATTTCACATCAGGTAAATGTCGGCAAGCAGGGGGAGCGGTTACAGGTGATTGCCGATCCGATGCGCCTGCCGTTTGAGTCAAAATCGGTTGATGCCTGCTTACTGGCGCATACGCTGGCATGGAGCAGCGATCCGCACTGCATTTTACGCGAAGTTGACCGGATATTAATTGATGATGGCTGGATGATTATCAGCGGTTTCAATCCGTTCAGCCTGTTGGGGATCGGTAAAGCTATTCCGGGATTACATCGTCGTGCGCCGTGGAGCGGGCGCATGTTTAGTCAGATGCGCCTGCTGGACTGGTTGAGTCTGCTGAACTATGAAGTGATACACCGCACCCGATTTCAGGTGGTGCCGTGGAACCGACAGGGGGGGAAAATGATCAGCGCACACTTACCGGCTCTTGGCTGTCTGAATATTGTGGTGGCCCGCAAGCGAACCTTTCCGCTAACCATGACGCCAGCGAAAAAGCAGACCAGCAAAGCGCATCTCCGGCCCGCGGTCTCTGCCACCACCCGACAGTTTCGTGACAGCAAAGATCACGACTCCTGCTGA
- the rnhA gene encoding ribonuclease HI, with product MVSVSSTIWRVIAVLIGLVYVRLGVLSEGSLPEMRKQVEIFTDGSCLGNPGPGGYGAILRYGQHEKTFSAGYHLTTNNRMEMMAAIVALEALTQPCTVTLSTDSQYVRQGITSWIHNWKKRGWKTADKKPVKNVDLWKRLDSALSHHDIKWEWVKGHAGHPENERCDELARSAAGSPAFDDVGYQQES from the coding sequence GTGGTTTCCGTATCGAGTACGATCTGGCGTGTAATTGCTGTGCTCATAGGGCTCGTTTATGTCAGACTTGGCGTTTTGTCAGAGGGAAGTTTACCAGAGATGCGTAAACAGGTAGAAATTTTCACCGACGGTTCCTGCCTCGGTAATCCAGGTCCCGGCGGTTACGGCGCGATTTTGCGCTATGGGCAGCATGAAAAAACTTTCAGCGCCGGCTATCACCTGACCACCAACAATCGTATGGAAATGATGGCTGCGATTGTCGCGCTGGAGGCATTAACCCAGCCGTGCACCGTTACGCTCAGCACTGACAGTCAGTATGTGCGCCAGGGCATTACCAGCTGGATTCATAACTGGAAAAAGCGTGGCTGGAAAACCGCCGATAAAAAACCGGTTAAAAATGTCGATCTGTGGAAACGGCTCGACAGCGCGTTAAGCCACCATGATATCAAATGGGAATGGGTTAAAGGCCACGCCGGGCATCCGGAAAATGAACGCTGCGACGAGCTGGCCCGTAGCGCAGCCGGTAGCCCGGCATTTGACGATGTCGGTTATCAGCAGGAGTCGTGA
- the dnaQ gene encoding DNA polymerase III subunit epsilon, translating to MSTAITRQIVLDTETTGMNMIGVHYEGHRIIEIGAVEVVNRRLTGNNFHMYLKPDRLVDPEAFGVHGIADEFLADKPTFSEIADEFLEYIRGAELVIHNASFDIGFMDYEFSKLKRDIPKTDTFCQVTDSLLMARKMFPGKRNSLDALCSRYDIDNSKRTLHGALLDAEILADVFLIMTGGQTSLSFSQEGERQEADGSESIQRIARPLSALRVLQASDEEVMAHEQRLDLVMKKGGSCLWRA from the coding sequence ATGAGCACAGCAATTACACGCCAGATCGTACTCGATACGGAAACCACCGGTATGAACATGATCGGTGTTCACTATGAAGGTCACCGTATTATTGAAATCGGTGCTGTCGAGGTGGTCAATCGCCGCCTGACCGGCAACAATTTCCATATGTATTTAAAGCCAGATCGGCTGGTGGACCCGGAAGCATTTGGCGTTCACGGTATTGCCGATGAGTTTCTTGCCGACAAGCCAACCTTCAGTGAAATTGCCGACGAGTTTCTCGAGTATATCCGCGGCGCGGAACTGGTGATTCATAATGCGTCGTTTGATATCGGCTTTATGGATTACGAATTCAGCAAGCTGAAGCGTGACATCCCGAAAACCGATACCTTCTGTCAGGTGACCGATAGCCTGTTGATGGCGCGCAAGATGTTCCCTGGCAAGCGTAACAGCCTGGATGCGCTCTGCTCGCGCTACGACATCGATAACAGTAAACGAACGCTGCACGGCGCACTGCTCGATGCCGAGATCCTTGCTGACGTGTTCCTGATAATGACCGGCGGCCAGACCTCGCTGTCATTTTCGCAGGAAGGCGAGCGCCAGGAAGCCGATGGCAGCGAAAGTATTCAGCGTATTGCGCGCCCACTTTCGGCACTGCGCGTGTTGCAAGCCAGTGATGAAGAAGTGATGGCGCATGAACAGCGGCTGGATTTAGTGATGAAGAAGGGCGGCAGCTGCCTGTGGCGGGCATAA